One Staphylococcus ratti DNA segment encodes these proteins:
- a CDS encoding AI-2E family transporter, which translates to MSEQKQTQGIERKNLDFRESRFMKFFGGKDLLFALMIFILLGIVIFIFDKVSYVFQPFIIVFNTVAAPIIIGLILFYLFNPIINLMERYNIKRIWGITILFVGIAGIITLIVNLLIPLVSIQLDRLITNAPVYIQKVTDFANRIIHFPFLEKYSTQIESTLTTLQERLPKISDNIAPRIRTFAETLVNATVVLITVPFVLFFMLKDGHRFKGFINKVTPPKFRKDVHDLLDKMSHQVGSYIQGQIIVSFCIGVLLFIGYSIIGLDYALVLASIAAVTSVVPYLGPTIAISPAIIISIITSPFMLIKLIIVWTAVQFIEGHFISPNVMGKTLKIHPLTIIFVLLSAGNLLGVVGVILGIPAYAILKVLVSHLFLLFKRRYNKYYAEDAGKYEMPEETYTISKSEKQSS; encoded by the coding sequence ATGTCTGAACAAAAGCAAACTCAAGGCATTGAACGTAAAAACCTTGATTTTCGTGAAAGTCGATTTATGAAATTTTTTGGCGGTAAAGATTTACTCTTCGCTTTAATGATATTCATACTGTTAGGTATTGTAATATTCATTTTTGATAAAGTTTCTTATGTGTTTCAACCGTTTATCATTGTATTTAATACGGTTGCTGCCCCAATTATTATTGGACTAATTTTATTTTATTTGTTTAATCCAATCATTAATTTGATGGAACGGTATAATATTAAACGTATTTGGGGGATTACGATTTTATTTGTAGGTATTGCAGGGATTATAACATTAATTGTTAATTTATTAATTCCTCTTGTATCCATCCAACTGGATCGTTTAATTACAAATGCGCCGGTGTATATTCAAAAAGTAACTGATTTTGCAAACCGTATCATACATTTTCCGTTTTTAGAAAAGTATTCTACACAAATTGAAAGTACGTTAACAACGTTGCAAGAACGCCTTCCAAAAATATCCGATAATATTGCGCCTAGAATTCGCACATTTGCTGAAACGCTCGTTAATGCAACAGTTGTATTGATTACAGTGCCATTTGTATTATTCTTTATGCTTAAAGATGGGCATAGATTTAAAGGATTTATTAATAAAGTTACGCCTCCTAAATTTCGCAAAGATGTTCACGATTTGCTAGATAAAATGAGTCATCAAGTTGGTTCCTATATTCAAGGACAAATTATCGTTTCTTTCTGTATAGGAGTATTGCTATTTATTGGCTATTCCATCATCGGTTTAGATTACGCACTAGTACTTGCTAGTATTGCAGCAGTGACAAGTGTAGTGCCTTATTTAGGACCTACTATAGCGATTTCACCAGCTATCATAATTTCTATTATTACTTCGCCATTTATGTTAATCAAATTGATTATCGTTTGGACAGCAGTACAATTTATAGAAGGACATTTTATATCTCCCAATGTAATGGGTAAAACATTAAAAATTCATCCACTCACTATCATTTTCGTATTATTAAGTGCTGGTAATTTACTTGGGGTTGTTGGTGTTATATTAGGTATTCCAGCTTATGCAATATTGAAAGTACTTGTGTCGCACCTCTTCCTACTTTTTAAACGTCGTTACAATAAATATTATGCAGAAGATGCTGGTAAATATGAAATGCCTGAAGAAACGTATACGATTTCTAAATCAGAGAAACAATCTTCTTAA
- the ptsG gene encoding glucose-specific PTS transporter subunit IIBC has translation MGKKLFGQLQRIGKALMLPVAILPAAGLLLAFGAALQGEALQQYLPFIQNPGIQSVAEMMTGAGSVIFDNLPIIFAMGVAIGLASGDGVAAIAAFVGFVIMNKTMGAFLHVTPEMASHAEKGYASVLGIPTLQTGVFGGIIIGALAAWCYNKFYNISLPTYLGFFAGKRFVPIMMATLSFLLAFPMALIWPTIQTALNAFSEGLLDSNAGLAVFLFGFIKRLLIPFGLHHIFHAPFWFEFGSYTNAAGEIFKGDQRIFLEQIREGSNLTAGKFMQGEFPVMMFGLPAAALAIYHTAKPENKKVVAGLMGSAALTSFLTGITEPLEFSFLFVAPLLFFIHAILDGLSFLILYLLDVHLGYTFSGGFIDYVLLGILPNQTAWWIVIPVGLVYGVIYYTIFRFLITKLNYKTPGREDKKTDAASVEASELPYAVLESMGGKENIVHLDACITRLRVEVVDKGKVDVARLKDLGASGVLEVGNNMQAIFGPKSDQIKHEMQHVMDGKAVQPVSLNDHDDEPVVVETNNEATKAENTLVAAPLEGSFVPLSEVPDQVFSEKMMGDGIAIKPSKGEVRAPFNGKVQMFFPTKHAIGLVSDEGVELLIHVGLDTVKLNGEGFTMQVEEGQTIQTGDVLLTFDLEYIRENAKSDITPIILTQGEIKEIVAEEAQTLQFGDTLFKV, from the coding sequence GTGGGAAAAAAACTATTTGGACAGTTGCAACGTATAGGTAAAGCGTTAATGTTACCTGTTGCGATTTTACCAGCTGCAGGTTTGCTTCTAGCGTTCGGTGCGGCTTTACAAGGGGAGGCGTTACAACAGTATCTTCCGTTTATTCAAAATCCAGGTATACAGAGTGTTGCAGAGATGATGACAGGGGCAGGTAGTGTTATTTTTGATAACTTGCCGATTATTTTTGCAATGGGGGTTGCAATTGGACTGGCAAGCGGGGATGGTGTAGCTGCCATAGCGGCTTTTGTAGGTTTTGTCATTATGAATAAAACGATGGGTGCCTTTTTACATGTTACACCTGAAATGGCGAGTCATGCAGAAAAAGGTTATGCTAGCGTACTTGGAATTCCAACATTACAAACAGGTGTGTTTGGCGGTATTATTATCGGTGCATTAGCAGCATGGTGTTATAACAAATTCTATAATATTTCATTACCAACTTACTTAGGGTTCTTTGCAGGTAAACGATTTGTTCCTATTATGATGGCGACATTATCATTTCTTCTTGCTTTTCCTATGGCTTTAATTTGGCCAACAATTCAAACTGCTTTGAACGCTTTTAGTGAAGGATTATTAGACTCTAACGCAGGGTTAGCTGTATTTTTATTTGGTTTTATTAAACGTTTATTAATTCCTTTTGGTTTACATCATATTTTCCATGCACCATTTTGGTTTGAATTTGGTTCATATACGAATGCAGCAGGTGAGATTTTTAAAGGGGACCAACGTATTTTCCTAGAGCAAATTCGTGAAGGTTCAAATTTAACAGCAGGTAAATTCATGCAAGGGGAATTCCCAGTGATGATGTTTGGTTTGCCAGCAGCAGCATTAGCGATTTATCATACTGCGAAACCAGAAAACAAAAAAGTAGTTGCGGGGTTAATGGGTTCAGCAGCGTTAACGTCTTTCTTGACAGGTATTACTGAACCGTTAGAATTCTCATTCTTATTCGTAGCACCATTATTATTCTTTATTCATGCGATTCTTGATGGTTTATCATTCTTAATTTTATACTTACTTGATGTACATTTAGGTTATACCTTCTCTGGAGGCTTTATAGATTACGTACTACTCGGTATTTTACCTAACCAAACTGCTTGGTGGATCGTTATTCCAGTAGGTTTAGTATATGGTGTAATCTACTATACAATTTTCCGCTTCTTAATTACAAAATTGAATTATAAAACGCCAGGTCGTGAAGATAAGAAAACAGATGCGGCGTCTGTTGAAGCGAGTGAATTACCATACGCCGTTCTAGAATCTATGGGTGGTAAAGAAAATATTGTGCATTTAGATGCTTGTATTACACGTTTACGTGTTGAAGTTGTAGATAAAGGCAAAGTTGATGTTGCGCGTTTGAAAGATTTAGGAGCTTCAGGTGTATTAGAAGTGGGTAACAATATGCAAGCGATTTTCGGACCAAAATCTGATCAAATCAAGCATGAAATGCAGCATGTTATGGACGGTAAAGCAGTTCAACCGGTGTCGCTTAATGATCACGATGATGAACCTGTTGTAGTAGAAACAAACAATGAGGCAACAAAGGCTGAAAATACGTTAGTCGCTGCACCACTTGAAGGATCATTCGTTCCACTATCTGAAGTGCCTGACCAAGTGTTTAGTGAAAAAATGATGGGTGATGGTATTGCAATTAAGCCGTCTAAAGGCGAAGTACGTGCACCATTTAATGGTAAAGTACAAATGTTCTTCCCAACTAAACATGCGATTGGTTTAGTTTCTGATGAGGGTGTTGAATTATTAATTCACGTTGGTTTAGATACAGTAAAATTAAATGGTGAAGGTTTTACAATGCAAGTTGAAGAAGGTCAAACGATTCAAACAGGTGATGTATTACTCACATTTGATTTAGAATATATTCGTGAAAATGCGAAAAGTGATATTACACCAATCATTTTAACGCAAGGTGAGATTAAAGAAATCGTTGCTGAAGAAGCACAAACTTTACAATTTGGTGATACGTTATTTAAAGTTTAA
- the glcT gene encoding glucose PTS transporter transcription antiterminator GlcT produces the protein MPSYLIKKVLNNNVLICEHHNEEMIIIGKGLGFNQKAGTYIQPDNVIEKVFTLQNKQEQAHYKKVIEHTDENVLKVVIESVQLIMSHFDLSQNESFIVSITDHIVYALKRHQQEQHIHNPFLSETKYSYPEAYHIAKRVVARINLQLNVDFPEDEVGFIALHIASQTNQIDIEQTQQVPRLINKVVRIIEHDLQIKIPEQSIQYQRFVRHIHFLLQRVRKGERAEVELDFETLLKSQYPLCYNVAVKIVKMIQTQSSVEVYQAEIAYLTMHIQQLSTISQSNI, from the coding sequence ATGCCGTCATATTTAATAAAAAAAGTCCTCAACAATAACGTCCTGATTTGTGAACATCATAATGAAGAAATGATTATAATTGGCAAAGGGCTCGGTTTTAACCAAAAAGCGGGTACATACATCCAACCTGATAATGTTATTGAAAAGGTCTTTACTTTACAAAACAAACAAGAGCAAGCACATTACAAAAAAGTCATTGAGCATACGGACGAAAATGTTTTAAAAGTGGTCATCGAATCTGTACAACTTATCATGTCTCATTTTGATTTGAGTCAAAATGAATCTTTTATCGTATCAATTACAGATCACATTGTGTATGCGTTAAAACGTCATCAACAAGAGCAACATATTCATAATCCGTTTTTAAGTGAGACGAAGTATAGTTATCCCGAAGCCTATCATATTGCTAAGCGCGTTGTCGCACGAATTAATTTACAGTTGAATGTTGATTTTCCGGAAGATGAAGTTGGCTTTATTGCGCTTCATATTGCTTCTCAAACGAACCAAATTGATATCGAGCAAACGCAACAAGTGCCTAGATTGATTAATAAAGTAGTACGCATTATCGAACATGATTTACAAATCAAAATACCTGAGCAATCCATACAATACCAACGATTTGTAAGGCACATTCACTTTTTATTGCAACGGGTGCGTAAAGGAGAACGTGCAGAAGTTGAATTAGATTTCGAAACGTTATTGAAATCACAATATCCTTTATGCTACAATGTAGCTGTTAAAATAGTAAAAATGATTCAGACACAAAGTAGTGTGGAAGTGTACCAGGCTGAAATTGCATATTTAACGATGCATATTCAGCAACTTTCGACTATTTCCCAATCTAATATATAA
- a CDS encoding alanine/glycine:cation symporter family protein yields the protein MKDFDNLIPGWFKTIVTEGNDLIWSQYLIGLLLTAGLFFSISSKFVQIRWMPEMFRALTEKPETLDSGEKGISPFQAFAISAGSRVGTGNIAGVATAIVLGGPGAVFWMWIIAIIGAASAFIEATLAQVYKVPDKEGGFRGGPAYYITKGLNQKWLGIVFAVLITITFAFVFNTVQSNTIAESLNTQYNINPVITGIVLAVITAIIIFGGVRSIATLSSFIVPIMAIIYILIVLFILVTHIDQIVPMILTIIKSAFGFEQATGGAVGFAILQGVKRGLFSNEAGMGSAPNAAATAAVTHPVKQGLIQSLGVFFDTLLVCTATAIMILLYSGLEFGEGAAQGVAVTQSALNEHLGFAGGLFLSIAITLFAFSSVVGNYYYGQSNIEFLSKNKIVLFIFRCLVVLLVFLGAVVKTETVWSTADLFMGLMAIVNLVAIIGLSNVAFAVAKDYQRQRKEGKRPIFRPEELEINLFGIECWGDPQKRLKQYDKF from the coding sequence GTGAAAGATTTTGATAATTTAATTCCGGGTTGGTTCAAAACAATAGTGACTGAAGGTAATGACTTAATTTGGTCCCAATATTTAATTGGGCTATTGCTTACTGCTGGTCTATTTTTCTCGATTAGCTCTAAGTTTGTACAAATTAGGTGGATGCCTGAGATGTTCAGAGCCTTAACGGAGAAACCAGAAACTTTAGATTCTGGTGAAAAGGGGATTTCTCCTTTCCAAGCTTTTGCGATTAGCGCGGGTTCACGTGTTGGTACAGGTAACATCGCAGGAGTTGCAACTGCCATCGTTTTAGGTGGCCCTGGTGCGGTATTTTGGATGTGGATTATTGCAATTATTGGTGCAGCAAGTGCATTTATAGAAGCGACATTAGCACAAGTATATAAAGTTCCAGATAAAGAAGGCGGCTTTAGAGGAGGCCCGGCGTATTATATCACGAAAGGTTTAAATCAAAAATGGTTAGGAATTGTTTTTGCTGTTTTAATTACGATTACCTTTGCGTTTGTTTTTAATACAGTTCAATCAAACACAATTGCTGAATCACTTAACACACAGTATAATATCAATCCAGTTATTACTGGGATTGTGTTAGCTGTTATTACAGCAATCATTATTTTTGGTGGTGTACGTAGCATTGCGACTTTATCATCATTTATTGTTCCTATAATGGCGATCATTTATATATTAATAGTGTTGTTTATTTTAGTCACACATATCGATCAAATCGTCCCAATGATTTTAACAATCATTAAAAGTGCTTTTGGCTTTGAACAAGCTACAGGTGGTGCTGTTGGTTTTGCTATTTTACAAGGTGTGAAACGTGGTTTGTTCTCAAACGAAGCTGGTATGGGTTCTGCACCTAATGCTGCTGCGACAGCGGCTGTAACGCACCCAGTAAAGCAAGGATTGATTCAATCTTTAGGTGTATTCTTTGATACGTTATTAGTGTGTACAGCAACGGCGATTATGATTTTATTATATTCAGGCTTAGAATTTGGTGAAGGTGCTGCACAAGGTGTAGCTGTAACGCAATCAGCACTTAATGAACATTTAGGATTTGCTGGTGGACTTTTCCTTTCTATTGCAATTACACTATTTGCATTTTCGTCAGTAGTAGGAAACTATTACTATGGTCAATCAAATATTGAGTTTCTATCTAAAAATAAAATCGTATTATTTATTTTCCGTTGTTTAGTTGTTTTATTAGTGTTCCTTGGTGCTGTTGTTAAAACCGAAACCGTCTGGAGCACAGCTGACTTATTTATGGGCTTAATGGCTATTGTAAACTTAGTAGCAATTATCGGCTTATCTAATGTAGCCTTTGCTGTGGCGAAAGATTACCAACGTCAACGTAAAGAAGGAAAACGACCGATTTTCAGACCAGAAGAATTAGAAATTAATTTGTTTGGTATTGAATGTTGGGGCGATCCACAAAAACGTTTAAAACAATATGATAAATTTTAA
- the parC gene encoding DNA topoisomerase IV subunit A, with product MAEIIQSLPLEDVIGDRFGRYSKYIIQERALPDVRDGLKPVQRRILYAMYSSGNTYEKNFRKSAKTVGDVIGQFHPHGDTSVYDAMVRLSQDWKLRHVLVEMHGNNGSIDNDPPAAMRYTEAKLSLLSDQLLRDINKETVDFVPNYDDTEMEPMVLPARFPNLLVNGSTGISAGYATDIPPHNLAEVISATLKYIDNPDITVNQLMKNIKGPDFPTGGIIQGIEGIKKAYETGKGKIIIRSKTEMETLRNGRSQIIVTEIPYEVNKSNLVKKIDELRADKKVEGIVEVRDETDRSGLRMAIELKKDVNANAILNFLYKNTDLQVAYNFNMVAISDGRPKLMGIKPMIDSYLNHQIEVVTRRTQHDLSHAEARMHIVEGLIKTLSILDEVIAIIRNSKNKSDAKNNLVSEFDFTKEQAEAIVMLQLYRLTNTDIVALQDEHKDLETLIAKLKHILDDHEALLDVIKNELNDIKAQFKSPRRSVIEAEIAEIKIDKEVIVPSETVMMSVTHEGYIKRTSLRSFNASGKEEIGIKDKDTVLTVQEVNTQDTALVFTNKGRYLLIAVHKLPDIKWKDLGKHVSQIVPIDEDEAIVQAFVVSNFTDDEAIVTATRQGMIKKSLLSGFKSSRTSKPLVAAKVKAGDEIISVMKVNAKNDLQLITLLTHKGMSLTYPLSELPETGLRAAGVKAINLKEADTVVLADTVDDEDTILIATQRGALKRVRATLLQSAKRAQRGMTLLKELKKNPHRVVAAKVCRPEHQTFILRSNNEQYEGSIEDIHLSEQYTNGSFIVDITTFGEIKHLEINMLFKN from the coding sequence ATGGCTGAAATTATCCAAAGTTTGCCACTAGAAGATGTCATTGGTGACCGATTTGGGCGTTACAGTAAATACATTATACAAGAACGTGCATTACCTGATGTACGTGATGGTTTGAAACCTGTTCAACGCCGTATTTTGTACGCGATGTATTCCAGTGGTAATACGTATGAGAAAAATTTCCGTAAGAGTGCGAAAACTGTCGGTGACGTGATTGGACAGTTTCATCCTCACGGTGATACATCCGTTTATGATGCGATGGTACGTTTGAGTCAAGATTGGAAATTAAGACATGTATTAGTTGAAATGCACGGTAATAACGGGAGTATCGACAATGATCCACCCGCTGCAATGCGTTATACAGAAGCTAAGTTAAGCTTACTTTCGGATCAATTATTACGTGATATTAATAAAGAAACTGTAGATTTTGTACCAAACTATGACGATACAGAAATGGAACCTATGGTCCTTCCTGCCCGTTTTCCAAACTTACTCGTCAATGGCTCTACGGGGATTTCAGCGGGTTATGCGACCGATATTCCACCACATAATTTAGCGGAAGTCATTTCTGCGACTTTAAAATACATTGATAACCCTGATATCACGGTCAATCAATTAATGAAAAATATAAAAGGACCTGATTTTCCTACGGGCGGTATTATTCAAGGTATTGAGGGAATTAAAAAAGCATACGAAACAGGTAAAGGCAAAATTATTATTCGTTCAAAAACAGAAATGGAAACTTTGCGTAACGGACGTTCTCAAATTATAGTGACTGAAATTCCTTACGAGGTAAATAAAAGTAATCTCGTTAAAAAGATTGATGAGTTACGTGCGGACAAAAAAGTAGAAGGTATCGTTGAAGTTCGTGATGAAACAGACCGAAGTGGCTTGCGCATGGCAATTGAACTTAAAAAAGATGTCAATGCGAATGCGATATTAAATTTCTTATATAAAAATACGGATTTACAAGTTGCATATAATTTCAATATGGTCGCAATCAGTGATGGACGACCAAAATTGATGGGCATTAAGCCGATGATTGATAGCTATTTAAATCATCAAATTGAAGTTGTTACACGACGTACGCAGCATGATTTAAGTCATGCTGAAGCGAGAATGCATATTGTAGAAGGTTTGATTAAAACGCTTTCGATACTTGATGAAGTTATTGCAATCATTCGTAATTCTAAAAATAAGAGTGATGCTAAAAATAATCTTGTATCAGAGTTTGATTTTACAAAAGAACAAGCTGAAGCTATTGTGATGCTCCAATTGTATCGTCTTACTAATACGGATATTGTGGCGTTACAAGATGAACATAAAGACCTAGAAACACTTATTGCAAAATTAAAGCATATTCTTGATGACCATGAAGCGTTACTTGATGTCATTAAAAATGAACTAAATGACATCAAAGCACAATTTAAATCGCCACGTCGCTCTGTCATTGAAGCTGAGATAGCTGAAATTAAAATTGATAAAGAAGTTATCGTGCCAAGTGAAACGGTAATGATGAGTGTGACACATGAAGGTTATATTAAAAGAACATCTTTACGTAGCTTTAATGCCAGTGGTAAAGAAGAAATTGGTATTAAAGACAAAGATACTGTTTTAACAGTGCAAGAAGTGAATACTCAAGATACTGCTCTAGTATTTACTAATAAAGGACGCTATTTGCTTATTGCAGTGCATAAATTACCAGATATTAAATGGAAAGATTTAGGTAAACATGTTTCGCAAATTGTTCCAATAGATGAAGATGAAGCGATTGTTCAAGCATTTGTCGTTTCAAACTTTACTGACGATGAAGCGATTGTAACAGCGACGCGACAAGGTATGATTAAGAAAAGTTTACTTTCTGGATTTAAATCATCTCGTACATCAAAACCACTTGTTGCGGCTAAAGTGAAAGCGGGAGACGAAATTATCTCTGTTATGAAAGTGAACGCGAAAAATGATTTGCAACTTATAACACTTTTGACACATAAAGGTATGTCGCTTACATATCCATTGTCAGAATTGCCAGAGACAGGATTACGTGCAGCAGGCGTAAAGGCGATTAATCTTAAAGAAGCTGACACAGTAGTGTTAGCAGATACCGTTGACGATGAAGATACCATTTTAATTGCCACGCAACGCGGTGCCTTGAAACGTGTTCGAGCGACGTTACTTCAGTCTGCTAAACGTGCGCAACGTGGTATGACATTACTTAAAGAATTAAAGAAAAATCCACACCGGGTCGTAGCAGCAAAAGTGTGTCGACCAGAACATCAAACGTTTATATTACGCTCAAACAATGAACAATATGAAGGAAGCATTGAAGACATCCACTTATCAGAACAATATACAAATGGCAGTTTTATAGTTGATATTACAACTTTTGGCGAGATTAAACATCTTGAAATCAATATGCTTTTTAAAAATTGA
- the parE gene encoding DNA topoisomerase IV subunit B, whose protein sequence is MSAKTNHNYSDDAIQVLEGLEAVRKRPGMYIGSTDKRGLHHLVYEVVDNSVDEILNGYGDEINVTINPDESITVSDNGRGMPTGMHQSGKPTVEVIFTVLHAGGKFGQGGYKTSGGLHGVGASVVNALSEWLTVQIHRDGKIVEQQFKHGGVPQTKLLSKGKTKRTGTTVTFKPDPEIFKNATSFNFDTLSERLQESAFLLQGLKITLEDRRSDKARSEVYHYEEGIKEFVKYVNEGKETLHDVALFQGQANEIEVDVSFQYNDQYSESIMSFVNNVRTKDGGTHEVGFKTAMTRVFNDYARRIGDLKAKDKNLEGNDIREGLTAIISVRIPEHLLQFEGQTKSKLGTPEARSAVDAVVSEKLPYYLEEKGQLSKTLVKKAIKAQQAREAARKAREDARSGKKNKRKDTLLSGKLTPAQSKNTDKNELYLVEGDSAGGSAKLGRDRKFQAILPLRGKVINTEKAKLEDIFKNEEINTIIHTIGAGVGNDFNLEDSNYNRVIIMTDADTDGAHIQVLLLTFFFKYMRPLVAAGRVFIALPPLYKLEKGKNKNKKIAYAWTDEELESLQKEFGKGFILQRYKGLGEMNPDQLWETTMNPETRTLIRVQIEDEVRSSKRVSTLMGDKVAPRREWIERHVQFGMQEDQSILENDEVQILNDEAEEGNA, encoded by the coding sequence GTGTCAGCAAAAACGAATCACAATTATTCTGATGATGCAATACAAGTACTCGAAGGTCTTGAAGCTGTACGTAAAAGACCAGGGATGTATATCGGTTCGACAGATAAGCGTGGACTACACCATTTAGTATATGAAGTTGTAGACAATTCTGTCGACGAAATTTTAAATGGTTATGGCGATGAAATTAATGTGACAATCAATCCAGATGAAAGCATTACAGTGTCAGATAATGGGCGCGGTATGCCGACAGGAATGCATCAATCAGGTAAACCTACTGTGGAAGTTATTTTTACTGTGCTTCATGCTGGAGGTAAATTTGGACAAGGTGGTTATAAGACATCTGGAGGATTGCATGGTGTAGGTGCCTCTGTAGTAAACGCTTTGAGTGAGTGGCTTACTGTTCAAATTCATCGTGATGGTAAAATCGTCGAGCAACAATTTAAGCACGGTGGCGTTCCACAAACAAAACTTCTTTCAAAAGGAAAAACGAAACGGACAGGAACGACAGTAACATTTAAACCTGATCCTGAAATATTCAAAAATGCAACATCATTTAACTTTGATACGTTAAGTGAGCGCTTACAAGAATCTGCTTTTCTCCTTCAAGGATTAAAAATAACGTTAGAAGATCGACGTTCGGATAAAGCGCGTAGTGAAGTATATCATTACGAAGAAGGTATTAAAGAGTTTGTAAAGTATGTCAACGAAGGCAAAGAAACGCTTCATGATGTTGCTTTATTCCAAGGACAAGCAAACGAAATCGAAGTAGACGTCTCTTTCCAATACAATGATCAATATTCAGAAAGTATTATGAGCTTTGTTAATAATGTACGTACAAAAGACGGTGGAACACATGAAGTAGGCTTTAAAACGGCTATGACACGCGTGTTTAATGATTATGCACGTCGCATAGGTGATTTAAAAGCTAAAGATAAAAACCTCGAAGGTAATGATATTCGTGAAGGTTTAACAGCGATTATTTCTGTGCGCATTCCTGAACATTTACTTCAATTTGAAGGCCAAACGAAATCTAAATTAGGGACACCTGAAGCTAGAAGTGCAGTTGATGCAGTCGTTTCAGAAAAACTACCGTACTATTTAGAAGAAAAAGGACAACTGTCGAAAACGTTAGTTAAAAAAGCAATAAAAGCGCAACAAGCGAGAGAAGCAGCACGAAAAGCACGTGAAGATGCGCGTTCAGGTAAAAAAAATAAGCGTAAAGACACACTTTTATCTGGTAAATTAACGCCAGCACAAAGTAAAAATACAGATAAAAATGAACTCTATCTGGTCGAAGGAGATTCTGCAGGTGGTTCTGCGAAACTCGGGCGTGATCGTAAATTCCAAGCGATTTTACCTTTACGAGGCAAAGTGATTAACACCGAAAAAGCCAAACTTGAAGATATTTTCAAAAATGAAGAAATTAATACCATTATTCATACGATTGGTGCAGGTGTCGGCAATGATTTTAATTTAGAAGATAGTAATTATAATCGTGTCATTATTATGACTGATGCAGATACAGATGGCGCACATATCCAAGTGCTCTTGTTAACATTCTTCTTTAAATATATGCGTCCATTAGTGGCAGCAGGCCGTGTTTTCATTGCGTTACCACCATTATATAAATTGGAAAAAGGTAAAAATAAAAACAAAAAAATTGCATATGCTTGGACAGACGAAGAACTTGAAAGCTTGCAAAAAGAATTCGGCAAAGGATTTATTTTGCAGCGTTACAAAGGTTTAGGTGAAATGAACCCTGATCAACTTTGGGAAACGACGATGAATCCTGAAACACGAACGTTAATTCGTGTTCAAATTGAAGATGAAGTACGATCATCTAAACGTGTTTCTACATTGATGGGAGATAAAGTTGCACCACGTCGAGAGTGGATTGAACGCCACGTTCAATTTGGTATGCAAGAAGACCAAAGTATATTAGAAAATGACGAAGTACAAATTTTAAATGACGAAGCGGAAGAGGGGAATGCATAA
- the plsY gene encoding glycerol-3-phosphate 1-O-acyltransferase PlsY — protein sequence MSIFLVILVSYLIGAIPSGYLIGKIFFKKDIRQYGSGNTGATNSFRVLGKPAGFAVTFFDIFKGFIVVFLPPLFNVEIHGILIGIFAILGHVFPVYLKFRGGKAVATSAGVLLGVNPILCLILIAIFFTILYLTKYVSLSSIIAGICCVIGSFIINDYILLFISFAVASLLVFRHVSNIKRIIKGTEPKIKWM from the coding sequence ATGTCAATTTTCCTAGTAATCCTTGTGAGTTATCTTATCGGAGCGATTCCAAGCGGTTATTTAATTGGTAAAATTTTCTTCAAAAAAGATATTCGTCAATACGGAAGCGGAAACACAGGTGCAACCAACAGTTTTAGAGTATTAGGGAAACCTGCTGGATTCGCTGTTACTTTTTTTGATATTTTTAAAGGATTTATTGTCGTATTTCTACCACCGCTATTTAATGTGGAAATACATGGAATTTTAATTGGTATTTTTGCGATTTTAGGTCATGTTTTTCCTGTTTATTTAAAATTCCGTGGCGGTAAAGCTGTTGCTACAAGTGCAGGAGTTTTACTAGGTGTTAATCCGATACTTTGTTTAATTTTAATTGCAATATTTTTTACAATTCTCTATTTAACAAAATATGTATCTCTTTCAAGTATCATTGCTGGTATTTGTTGTGTGATAGGGTCATTCATCATCAATGACTATATATTGTTGTTTATTAGTTTTGCCGTGGCATCACTTCTTGTGTTTAGACATGTGAGCAATATTAAACGTATTATAAAAGGAACAGAACCTAAAATTAAATGGATGTAA